GCGATCGTCGTCATCGAGAACATCGCGCGCCACATCGAGTTGAACAAGGGGCGCCAGAGCGGCATTGCCAGCGCCGCGCAGGCGATGCGCGAAATCCAGAGCGCGGTCGTGGCCTCCTCGCTCGTTCTACTGGCGGTGTTTATTCCGGTGGCCTTCTTCCCGGGCACCACGGGCCTGCTGTACAAGCAGTTTGCGCTGACAATCGCCGCTGCCATCACGATCTCCCTTTTCCAAGCCTTGACGCTCGCGCCGGTGATGTCGGCGCGCCTGCTCACCGGCGACGTCGAGTCGAAATTCATCTTCTTCCGCTGGTTCAACGCCGGGCTAGCGCGCTTCCGGCGCTGGTACGCGGGCGAGCTGCCGAGGGCGATTCGCTACCGCTGGCCGGTGATGGGCGTCTTTGCGCTCGCACTCGTAGCCACGCTCTTCATGTTCGTGAAGACGCCGACCGGCTTCATTCCCAGCGAAGACCAAGGCTACTTTATCGTGCTGGTTCAGGCTCCTGAAGGTACGTCGCTCGCCGGCGAGACGGCGATCTCCGAAAAGGCCGAAGCGATTATCCGCGCCGAGCCGCAAGTGAAGTACCTCTTCGATATCGGCGGCTTCAGCTTCACCGGCGCCGCACCCAACCGCGGCATCATGTTCTGCCTGCTCAAGCCGTGGAGCCAGCGCAAAGGCCCGGGCGACGGAATCGACGCCGTCATCGGCCGCATCAACTTCGCCTTCTTCAAACAGATTCCGCAGGCCCAGCTCTACGCGCTCAATCCGCCGGCGATCAACGGCGTCGGCAGCTTCGGCGGCTTCCAGTTTGAGCTCGAGGACCGCGGCAACGCGGGGCTTCCCGTCCTGATGAAGACCTCGTATGCCATGATGGGCGCGGCCGCGCAGGATCCGCGCCTGCAGAACGTCTTCACGCAGTTCCGCATCAACTCGCCGCAAGTACAGTTGAACATCGACCGCAACAAGGCAAAAGCGATCGGCATCTCGCTGACCGACATCTTCGATACGCTCGAGGTTCAGCTTGCCTCGCTCTACGTCAACAACTTCACGTATCTCAACCGGTCGTGGCAGGTAGACGTGCAGGCCGAGGAACCGTACCGCAACCGCGTCTCGTCCCTGCAGAATCTCTACGTCAGCTCCGGATCGGCAGCAAACAATATTCCGACCGGCACGAATCCCTTTGCAACCGCACCGCCGGGTGCCGCGACGACCAGTACCAATGCAACGGGTACGGTCATGACGCCGCTGAGCACGCTGGTGCAGATGAAGCAGGTGCTCTCCGCGCCGGTCATCACGCACTATAACCTCTACCGAAACGTCGAACTCAACGGCAACAACGCGCCCGGACACGGCTCGGGTGAAGCGATCACCGCGATGGAGCAGATTGCACAAAAAGTCATGCCGGCCGGAATGAGCTTCGAGTGGTCGGGCCTGCAGCTCGACGAGATCGCGGCGGGGAGCTTGAGCACGATCATCTTTGCGCTGGGCCTCGTCTTCGTCTTCCTGGTGCTCTCGGCCCAGTACGAGAGCTTCATCGATCCCCTCGTCGTGCTGCTCGCCGTCCCCGCGGCATTGCTGGGCGCGCTCGGATTCATGAACTTCCGTCATCTTCCGATCCCCTTCTTGTCCGATGCAAACCTCGCGCAGGACGCCTACGCGCAGGTCGGCTACGTCATGCTGATCGGGCTTGCGAGCAAGAGCGCAATTCTAATCGTGGAGTTTGCCAATCAGCAGTTGCGCGAAGGCGCGACCGTCGTGCAGGCCGCACTGCGCGCCGCGCAAACGCGGTTGCGTCCGATTCTGATGACCTCCATCGCTTTTATCATCGCCGTCGTGCCGCTGGTCTTTGCTACCGGCGCCGGCAGCGCCGCGCGCCATTCACTGGGCACGGTGGTTTTCGGCGGCATGTTGGTTTCGACGTTCCTCAATCTCGCGATTACGCCGGTGCTCTACGTCATCATCAAATCATTGGAGCTGCGCGGAAAACCAGCCAGGCGTAACGGACAATCGCGCGACGGCGAGCCGCACACCGAACAAACCGAAAAGGATTTGCAATCGTTTAGCCCAACCTCCGGCTAAAACGCCCGATACGCAAAAATACCGTTGCTATCGGAGATTTCTCGAGAGGTGCTTGCATGCTCGGTCGTTCTCTTCGCTGGGTCGCCGCAGCGTTAACCGCGGTTTCTTTTGCCGCCATAGCGTCACCGGCTTTCGCCGACGGCACCCCCGACGTGTACGAACAATCGATTCTTCCCGGTGCGAACACCGCGATTAAGAACTTTCTGAACTCGCAGAAGAAGCCGGAAGTGACGCGCCGTCAAGCTACCTCAGCTTCACCCAGCGTCGCGCAGGCGCCGCCGGTGCAGCAGCAGCCGCTGGGCCCGGTGGTCGCGCTGCCGCAGGGTCTGACGTGGACGGCCGACATCTCGTCGGCATACCCCTGGGGCAATATCGGAACCTACGGAAAAGGCTGGCTGATGGGCGGCTACGACCTTGCCGCCGGTTACGGTTTCAACTGGTCGACGCGTTTGGTTGCCAGCATGTTCCAGCTGCAGCACTATCCGTATGGATTCAACAGCGGCTTAACACCGGTCTATCTCGCGGGCTTCCAAAATCCGGTCGGATGCGCCGATCTCAGCAACGGCCCGGCCTGCGGCCCGGGCACCGGCCGCAACATCAACGTGCGCACGAAAGACACGTTCGGGGTCTTCATGCTCGAAAAACTTTTCACGATAAAATCCGACAAGCTGCCGGGGCCGGTACCGATCGTCATCTCGCCGACGTACGTTGCGCGCGGCGGCCAGATCGGCTTCTCTCCGAACAACAACGACGTGGTGCCGATTACGTACAACCTGCCGGACGGTCCGGTGGAGACGATCCCGGTTCGAAGCGCGCAATACTACGCCGTCGCGATCACCTTGCCGTTTCTGAAAACGCCGAAGATGTTCGGTACCTTGACGGTCGCGCCCCAGTGGCTGGTTCACACCGCCGGTGCGAACTCCGGCAATTCGATGCAGCTGCCGCAGGTGCTCTACCTCGAATACACCCCTACGAAGATGACGACGTTCTTCGTCGAACCGCAGAGCGCCCGCGATTATCTTCCGACCGATCCCTATCCGGAGCATCTCTTCGCGTACTTCCTCGGCGTCCAGCAACGGATCACAAAGTACGCGTTCGTCTCGGCGGTGCTCAACTCGGGCAACCCGACGAACATGGGCCCGGACGGCATCATCGGCATCAAGTGTTTGACGGTCCAGCAGGCGATCAACAACGCCTGCGGACTCGCCGTCGGCGGCCTGAAAGCGACCCAAATACAGCTGCAGTTCGGCATGGGCTCGCCGACGTATTTCCCGTTATAACCCTCGGAGGTTGGGGCGATGAAGATTTGGTTTAGAAGCATTCTTGCAACGACGGCGCTCGCCGCAGTCGCCGCCTGCGGCGGAGGCGGCGGGGCTACGTCTCCGTCGTTCGTGCCGCCGGGCCAGACCCACGTCAAGCCGGGGCCTGACGTGATTTCGAATATCGTCGGCGTCGGCGATAGCCTGACGGCCGGCTATCAATCCGACGGCTTTCTTGGCGCGACGGGCGTGACCGCTGGTGGGGTGCCAGTACCCCCGAATCAGGAGAACGGCTGGTGGTCATTGCTCTACGAACAGGCCTCCGGCAAGCCGCTCGATACGGCGGTGACGCAGATGTACGATCCGTCGACGAGCCCGCTGCCGCTGATCAAAGGGCCGGGACTCGACAATCAGATCATAAACCCGAATAACGGGTTCTTTCCGATCGCCTCCTCGAAGACCGGGGACGTTTGCAGCGATAACAACGGCTTCAACAACGCGGGCTACCATCTCAAAGGCGTGGCACGCGTCCGCATGGATCCGACCTCGGCCAACGTTCGCAACGTCGGCGTTCCCGGGTTGACCCTACATGAAGCCAACGTGCTGCACGCGCCGCAGAGCAATACTTGTAAGGAGCTGCCCGGCATTCCGGGATTGCTCAACATGGTCGTCGCCGAGGAATCGGGTACGTTCTGGCCGGTGCTCGGCACCTATGCGAAGATGCACGATCTTACCGACGTCAACGCCGCTGCCAGCCGCCACCCGACGCTCGCAACCGTTTGGCTTGGTGCCAACGACGTGCTCAAATATATGGGCAGCGGCGGGCGATTCGTCGGCGGCGATCGTAATGCGGCGCAGGCGGAAGGCGACCTGCGGCAGTCAATCGGAACGCTGCAGCACGCCGGCGCAAAAGTCGCCGTCGCGAATCTTCCCGACATCCTCTTAGCGGGCTACTTCGAGCGCGTTTCGATTCCGCAAAAGCTGACGGAGTGCCGGATTCGTTCCTACGTTTCGTGCCTCTTCTACTGGTACCGCTTTCCAAATTCGCTCGTCACGGCGATCGCAACGAAGTATCACCTCACGACGCCGGGGGGATGCACGCCCGCGTCCACCACGAAGCCGTGCGGGTACTTAACCATTCCGGCCGTGGCCGCGATCGTTCAAACCTACGCCTCCGCGGGCGTCGTACCAAATTTGGACTGCACCGTTCCAGCACCGAACTGCAAAGGCGCACCGGGCAACGGATTGGGACAGAACTACATCACGCCGGAGTTCGCCGGCAGAATTCAGTCGCTTGAAAACGCGATTAACCAGGGTATCGATCATGCGGCCAGTGCGCAGCACGTGCCGCTTGTCGACGTTCAGGCTATCTTCTCAGGGCTAGCGAGCGGCAATCCCTCAAACCCGTACTTCAAGCTTGCGGCTTCGATCAATCCAAAGGACCACTGCTGTACGCTCGGCTACCTCTTCGGTATCACGAGCTTCGACGGGCTCCATCCCTCGAATACCGGATACGCGCTAATCGCTTTCGAGTTCATCAATGCGATCAACAAGGCTTACGGTACGCACATTCCCCAAGTTGATGTCGGCGCCGCCTATGCCGGCACTCGGTGTTCGAACACGAAGTACTGCTTCCCCGACCCGTATGCTCCCCCGAACGACCTGACGCCGCCGTAAACAGCATTGCTGGCCTGGCTGCGCGAACTCGCGGAGACGGTCGGCAGCTTCGATCGCTCGGCGCTCGAGCCGGGCTACGCGCTGCGCTGCACCGCCGGTGTCGCGATTCCCTTGATCGTTGCGGCCCTGCTCGGCAAACCGGCTCTGGGCGTGCCGGCTGCGGTCGGCGCCTTCATCGCGGGATTCACGTCGCTGCAAGGTGTGTATCGGACGCGTTTGCAGGCGATGCTGATTGCAGCGCTGGGCATGGCGCTCGGAAGCTTTATCGGTGCTCTGTCGGCGAGCTCGACGCCAGGCGTGATCGCCGCGACGGCGGTCGCAGCGTACGCCTGCGCGACGGTTGGGCAGATCGGGCCGGTCGCCGCAACCGTCGCGCTCAACTCGTTCGTCGTCTTCGTCCTCTTCTCGAGCCAAGCGCTGGGCGCGGAGGCCGCACTGTTGCAGGCGGCACTCGTCCTCGCCGGCGGCCTCATTCAGGCGCTGCTGCTGCTGGCCTCTTGGCCGACGGCGCACCTCGACGTCGAGCGCCTAGCGCTCGCCGACGTCTATGAAGACCTCGCTTCGTATGCACGCGACATCGCCGCGCATCGGCGCGCGCTTCCGCCCCTGACTCCATTCGCAACGGCGCGCCAAGTGATCGCCGATCCGCAGCCCTTCGCGCGTTCGGCCGAGCGGGCGCGCTTCAATCGGCTGCTCGAAGATTCCGAGAGTATTCGCAAGCGCCTCGCCGCACACGCGACGACCAACGAGCTGCCGGGCGGCGTCGTCGCCGAACTGGACGCGATTGCGGCAACGCTTCGCGGCAAGGCACGGAACGCTCCGGCAGACGCCGGTGAAGCGCTCGGCGATCTCGCCGAAGACCTGCACGACGCGCGTTTGGCGGCAGAGATGATTTCGAGCGGCCGCCTCTCGCATCTTCCGTTGATTTCGCGCCCCAAGCCCGGCCCGTACGTCGACAATCACATCGACTGGCTCGGCCGCGCCTCGCTGCGCTTCTCCGTCGTACTGGCCGTCGCGATGGTGGTGGGCCGGCAGTTCTCCGTGGATCGCGGCTACTGGATTCCGATGACTTCCGCGATGGTGCTGAAGCCCGATTTTCAGACGACGTTCGTGCGCGGCGTGGGCCGCATCGCCGGGACGCTCGTCGGTGCCGTCGTCGCGACGCTGGTGCTCGCGCTGGTTCGCGGCCACACCCCGTTCGAGATCGCGGGCATCCTCATCGCGGCTGCCGCGGCGTATCTGACGTTTAGTCCGAACTACGCGCTCTTCACCGTCGCGATTACTTCGTTTGTCGTGCTGGTGCTGAGCATGCGCGGGCTGCCCGGCACGACGACCATCGACGTTCGAGTCCTCGACACACTCGCCGGCGGCGCGCTCGCGATGGTCGGGTATCTCGTCATGCCGACCTGGGAGCACCGCCGCACGCGGCAACTGCTCGCCGATCTGCTCGACGCCCAGCGATCCCTGTTGGTCGCGATCCTCTTCGCGTACGGCTCCCCCACCGACGCCGCGCACGAGGAGATCGAACGGGCGCGGACCGCCGTGTGGAAGGCGCGCACGACCGCCGAAGCGTCGATCGATCGAACGCGCCACGAACCGCATCGGCCGCACTCGATCTCGGTGGGACGCGCGCTGCGCATCCTCTCGGTGACGCAGCGTCTTGGGCTCTCCATGCTGGCCCTCGAAAGCGGGCTCGATCTGCCGATAACGCAGCCTCAAGCGCACGCCCTAGCCGCCTTCGCAGAAGCCGCCGGCGAACGAACGGCCGAACTCGCCGCTGCACTGCGCGTCTCGCGCCGCATGCACCGCGACGATCGTCTCAAGGACGCACTTTCACGGGTCGATGCGCCGCCGTTCGTTGTCGATCGCCTGCGGGCGTACGTCGATTCGTTGACGCGGCTCTCGCGTTTGGTGGGCGCCTATCGCTAGGCGTAGATTCCGCGCAGCAGCGAGGCCTTGACGACGCGGTCGATGGCCAGCGTGTAGGCGGCGGTACGCAGCGTCGCATGGCGCGAGTTCGCGATTGCGCGGATCGCGTGCAGGTTCGAGAGCAAGAAATCTTCGAGCTTCTCGTTGACCTCGGATTCCTTCCAGAAATACCCGGCGCGATCCTGAGCCCATTCGAAGTACGAAACCGTGACGCCGCCGGCGTTGGCCATGATGTCGGGAATGACGATGATGCCCTTTTCACGGAAGATGCGGTCGCCCTCGGGCGTCGTCGGGCCGTTCGCGCCCTCGACGATGAGCTTCGCTTGTACCTTCGAAGCCGTCTCCGCGGTGAAGACCTTCTCGAGCGCGGCCGGAACGAGCACGTCGCACGGCATCGCGAGCAGCTCCGCGTTGCTGATCTTCTCGCCGCCCTTGAAGCCCTCGAGCGTTCCGTATTTTTGCGTGTGCTCCATCGCGCCGACGACGAAGATGCCGGCCTCGTTGTAATAGGCGCCGGTAACGTCGGAGATGCCGACGACCTTGCAGCCGCGATCTTCGAAGAGTTTGGCCGCATAGCGGCCGACGTTGCCGAAGCCTTGAATCGCGATCGTCGCCTTATCCGGACGCAGACCCATCTCGGCCATCTCGTCGAGCGCGCATATGGTCACGCCTCGGCCGGTCGCTTCGACTCGCCCGCGGGAGCCGCCGATCTCGAGCGGCTTGCCGGTCACGACTCCCGGCATGTTTTGGCGCACGTGCATCGAGTAGGTGTCCATGAACCACGCCATGACCTGCGGCGTCGTGTTGACGTCGGGCGCCGGCACGTCCTTATCGGGGCCGACGACCTCGACGAGCTCAGCGGCGTAGCGGCGGGTGATACGCTCGAGTTCGTTTTGCGAGAGCGTCGCCGGATCGCAGGTGACGCCGCCTTTACCACCCCCGAACGGAAGGTCGACCACCGCGCACTTCCACGTCATCCAAAATGCGAGCGCCGTGACCTCGTCCAGGGTCACACCCGGATGGTAGCGGATGCCGCCTTTTGCCGGGCCTCGCGCGAAATTGTACTGCACGCGATAGCCGGTGTAGACCTCGA
The nucleotide sequence above comes from Candidatus Cybelea sp.. Encoded proteins:
- a CDS encoding Glu/Leu/Phe/Val dehydrogenase; the protein is MTTALRETSVRDVSVFGDAIAYFNEAADLLELDGGMRRILTHPSRQIIFSIPFQRDSGEFEVYTGYRVQYNFARGPAKGGIRYHPGVTLDEVTALAFWMTWKCAVVDLPFGGGKGGVTCDPATLSQNELERITRRYAAELVEVVGPDKDVPAPDVNTTPQVMAWFMDTYSMHVRQNMPGVVTGKPLEIGGSRGRVEATGRGVTICALDEMAEMGLRPDKATIAIQGFGNVGRYAAKLFEDRGCKVVGISDVTGAYYNEAGIFVVGAMEHTQKYGTLEGFKGGEKISNAELLAMPCDVLVPAALEKVFTAETASKVQAKLIVEGANGPTTPEGDRIFREKGIIVIPDIMANAGGVTVSYFEWAQDRAGYFWKESEVNEKLEDFLLSNLHAIRAIANSRHATLRTAAYTLAIDRVVKASLLRGIYA
- a CDS encoding SGNH/GDSL hydrolase family protein gives rise to the protein MKIWFRSILATTALAAVAACGGGGGATSPSFVPPGQTHVKPGPDVISNIVGVGDSLTAGYQSDGFLGATGVTAGGVPVPPNQENGWWSLLYEQASGKPLDTAVTQMYDPSTSPLPLIKGPGLDNQIINPNNGFFPIASSKTGDVCSDNNGFNNAGYHLKGVARVRMDPTSANVRNVGVPGLTLHEANVLHAPQSNTCKELPGIPGLLNMVVAEESGTFWPVLGTYAKMHDLTDVNAAASRHPTLATVWLGANDVLKYMGSGGRFVGGDRNAAQAEGDLRQSIGTLQHAGAKVAVANLPDILLAGYFERVSIPQKLTECRIRSYVSCLFYWYRFPNSLVTAIATKYHLTTPGGCTPASTTKPCGYLTIPAVAAIVQTYASAGVVPNLDCTVPAPNCKGAPGNGLGQNYITPEFAGRIQSLENAINQGIDHAASAQHVPLVDVQAIFSGLASGNPSNPYFKLAASINPKDHCCTLGYLFGITSFDGLHPSNTGYALIAFEFINAINKAYGTHIPQVDVGAAYAGTRCSNTKYCFPDPYAPPNDLTPP
- a CDS encoding efflux RND transporter permease subunit, producing MTKVFLTRPVLAAVCSLIILIGGLVVMPTLPLAQYPQIAPPVVTITASYVGAAPEAVEAQVTTPLEQAVNTVQGLRYISSQSTQGVSTITCTFTLETDLDIAAADVQNSVQSAIGQLPQTVQQVGVQVTKNSGSFVMGIALTSSSAKYDTLFLSNYAQLNIVNDLSRTPGVSQVRIFGQRQYAMRIWVNPIKLAAQGLDAGDVVTALQEQNAEVATGSIGSTPESKNQPYTYTVNALTQLSTPDQFANIILRSNPNGGYTRLGDVARVELGAVDYSTSLRFTGNSNVVGLGVLQYPTANALQVSKGVLAEMEQLSKQFPSGIHYTVAFNTTDFVAESVKEVVTTLLLSILLVVLVIYVFLQNPKSTMIPAVTIPVSLIGTFFVMKIFGFTINTITLFGLTLATGLVVDDAIVVIENIARHIELNKGRQSGIASAAQAMREIQSAVVASSLVLLAVFIPVAFFPGTTGLLYKQFALTIAAAITISLFQALTLAPVMSARLLTGDVESKFIFFRWFNAGLARFRRWYAGELPRAIRYRWPVMGVFALALVATLFMFVKTPTGFIPSEDQGYFIVLVQAPEGTSLAGETAISEKAEAIIRAEPQVKYLFDIGGFSFTGAAPNRGIMFCLLKPWSQRKGPGDGIDAVIGRINFAFFKQIPQAQLYALNPPAINGVGSFGGFQFELEDRGNAGLPVLMKTSYAMMGAAAQDPRLQNVFTQFRINSPQVQLNIDRNKAKAIGISLTDIFDTLEVQLASLYVNNFTYLNRSWQVDVQAEEPYRNRVSSLQNLYVSSGSAANNIPTGTNPFATAPPGAATTSTNATGTVMTPLSTLVQMKQVLSAPVITHYNLYRNVELNGNNAPGHGSGEAITAMEQIAQKVMPAGMSFEWSGLQLDEIAAGSLSTIIFALGLVFVFLVLSAQYESFIDPLVVLLAVPAALLGALGFMNFRHLPIPFLSDANLAQDAYAQVGYVMLIGLASKSAILIVEFANQQLREGATVVQAALRAAQTRLRPILMTSIAFIIAVVPLVFATGAGSAARHSLGTVVFGGMLVSTFLNLAITPVLYVIIKSLELRGKPARRNGQSRDGEPHTEQTEKDLQSFSPTSG
- a CDS encoding FUSC family protein codes for the protein MLAWLRELAETVGSFDRSALEPGYALRCTAGVAIPLIVAALLGKPALGVPAAVGAFIAGFTSLQGVYRTRLQAMLIAALGMALGSFIGALSASSTPGVIAATAVAAYACATVGQIGPVAATVALNSFVVFVLFSSQALGAEAALLQAALVLAGGLIQALLLLASWPTAHLDVERLALADVYEDLASYARDIAAHRRALPPLTPFATARQVIADPQPFARSAERARFNRLLEDSESIRKRLAAHATTNELPGGVVAELDAIAATLRGKARNAPADAGEALGDLAEDLHDARLAAEMISSGRLSHLPLISRPKPGPYVDNHIDWLGRASLRFSVVLAVAMVVGRQFSVDRGYWIPMTSAMVLKPDFQTTFVRGVGRIAGTLVGAVVATLVLALVRGHTPFEIAGILIAAAAAYLTFSPNYALFTVAITSFVVLVLSMRGLPGTTTIDVRVLDTLAGGALAMVGYLVMPTWEHRRTRQLLADLLDAQRSLLVAILFAYGSPTDAAHEEIERARTAVWKARTTAEASIDRTRHEPHRPHSISVGRALRILSVTQRLGLSMLALESGLDLPITQPQAHALAAFAEAAGERTAELAAALRVSRRMHRDDRLKDALSRVDAPPFVVDRLRAYVDSLTRLSRLVGAYR